Proteins encoded in a region of the Thermocaproicibacter melissae genome:
- a CDS encoding sporulation protein: MGKSSGLLLAAVLTAACALLIFPAQAAQGARNGVEYSLNILLPSLYPFMVLSVFVVKCGLAEKLGAVLEKPTQALFHLPGSAAVSVVMSVIGGYPAGARSAAALRSEGLITDKQAEQMMYFCVNAGPSFVITAVGIGFLGNAQAGAVLFASQLISFLIMGILSGLPARRKKDTARDAAKRNTTQHGTAEAFIVSAADAAYSTLMMCCLVILFAAGMNLLRMALTSPVVSVFCSAVLEVTGGCADLARTGAPLWCFALAMGWGGICVHLQVIACLGSIQIRKGRFALCRLIQGCISALVCWCLTQLFPPCAETFTNTYEPIVGATSGSIPAAAALALLCVVLLFSMPHQKLEIDDTK; encoded by the coding sequence GTGGGTAAAAGTTCGGGTTTGCTGCTTGCGGCTGTACTGACGGCGGCGTGCGCTCTGCTGATCTTTCCGGCTCAGGCGGCGCAGGGAGCAAGAAACGGCGTGGAGTATTCACTCAACATCCTGCTTCCTTCCCTTTACCCGTTTATGGTCCTCTCGGTTTTCGTCGTGAAATGCGGGCTCGCGGAAAAACTCGGCGCCGTGCTCGAAAAGCCGACGCAGGCATTGTTCCACCTCCCCGGCAGCGCGGCTGTCTCCGTCGTGATGAGCGTCATTGGAGGCTACCCCGCCGGAGCGCGTTCCGCGGCGGCGCTTCGCTCAGAAGGCCTAATTACGGATAAGCAGGCAGAACAGATGATGTATTTCTGCGTCAATGCGGGGCCATCGTTCGTCATTACGGCTGTCGGCATCGGATTTCTCGGGAATGCGCAGGCGGGAGCTGTTCTGTTTGCTTCTCAGCTGATTTCCTTTTTGATTATGGGGATTCTCTCCGGTCTGCCCGCGCGGCGGAAGAAAGATACTGCTCGCGATGCTGCGAAACGGAACACGACACAGCACGGGACCGCGGAGGCATTTATCGTTTCTGCCGCAGATGCAGCTTACTCTACGCTGATGATGTGCTGCCTTGTGATTTTGTTTGCCGCAGGAATGAACCTGCTGCGGATGGCGCTGACTTCGCCCGTTGTTTCCGTTTTCTGTTCCGCGGTTCTCGAAGTGACGGGCGGCTGTGCTGACCTCGCCCGCACCGGAGCACCTCTCTGGTGTTTTGCGCTTGCGATGGGTTGGGGCGGAATCTGTGTTCATCTGCAAGTGATTGCCTGCCTCGGCTCGATACAGATTCGCAAAGGCCGTTTTGCTCTCTGCCGCCTGATACAGGGATGTATTTCGGCTCTGGTCTGCTGGTGCCTGACACAGCTTTTTCCCCCGTGTGCCGAGACTTTTACAAACACTTACGAACCCATTGTTGGCGCCACCTCCGGCTCCATTCCCGCGGCGGCAGCGCTTGCCCTGCTTTGCGTCGTTCTGCTGTTTTCCATGCCGCATCAAAAGCTGGAAATTGACGATACAAAATGA
- a CDS encoding YabP/YqfC family sporulation protein — MLEMSGLSIQSHMELNGNREAVVEGCGGVLEYDETVVRVRTPNHVVRFTGRGLTIRCLTADALVVTGYITGIEFLD, encoded by the coding sequence ATGCTTGAAATGTCCGGGCTTTCCATACAGTCACATATGGAACTGAACGGAAACCGCGAAGCAGTCGTGGAAGGATGCGGCGGCGTCCTGGAATACGACGAGACCGTTGTCCGCGTCCGCACGCCGAACCATGTCGTCCGCTTTACCGGAAGGGGCCTTACCATCCGCTGCTTAACGGCTGATGCTCTTGTTGTAACCGGCTACATCACAGGAATTGAATTTCTGGACTGA